In Streptococcus parasuis, the following proteins share a genomic window:
- a CDS encoding GTP pyrophosphokinase: MEFNWEEFLDPYIQTVGELKIKLRGIRKQYRKANRHSPIEFVTGRVKPIESIQEKMALRHIKLEHLAQDMQDIAGVRIMVQFVDDIEEVLSILRKRKDMQIIHERDYINNMKASGYRSYHVVIAYPVDTINGNETVLAEIQIRTLSMNFWATIEHSLNYKYKGNFPEEIKKRLEVTAKIAYQLDEEMRKIRDDIQEAQALFDPGYRKLNDGVGNSDDTDEEYR, encoded by the coding sequence ATGGAATTTAATTGGGAAGAATTTTTAGATCCCTATATTCAGACAGTGGGAGAATTAAAGATTAAATTAAGGGGTATTCGGAAACAATACCGCAAAGCCAATCGTCATTCTCCAATTGAATTTGTTACTGGTCGAGTTAAGCCGATTGAGTCTATTCAAGAGAAAATGGCGCTTAGGCACATTAAGTTGGAACATTTGGCTCAAGATATGCAAGATATTGCTGGCGTCCGTATTATGGTTCAATTTGTTGATGACATTGAAGAAGTGCTCTCCATTCTTCGCAAGCGTAAGGATATGCAAATTATTCATGAACGCGATTATATCAACAATATGAAGGCTTCCGGTTATCGTTCCTATCATGTCGTAATTGCTTATCCAGTAGATACTATTAATGGGAACGAAACGGTTTTAGCGGAGATTCAAATTCGTACTCTTTCAATGAATTTTTGGGCAACAATCGAACATTCGCTCAATTATAAGTATAAAGGAAATTTTCCTGAAGAAATTAAAAAACGATTAGAAGTTACAGCAAAGATAGCATATCAATTAGATGAGGAGATGCGAAAAATCCGCGACGACATTCAAGAAGCTCAGGCTCTCTTTGATCCTGGATATAGAAAATTGAATGATGGCGTTGGAAATAGCGATGATACAGATGAAGAATACAGGTAG
- a CDS encoding NAD kinase gives MKNTGRKKVALLASRNPKSEAVSRELWTRLKEENFILTPKNPDIVISIGGDGMLLSAFHKYEKLIDRVRFVGIHTGHLGFYTDYRDFEVENLVENLKLDTGARVSYPILNVKVKMTDGRIVEMKALNEATIKRLSKTMVADIIINNVPFERFRGDGISVSTPTGSTAYNKSLGGAVLHPTIEALQIAEVASLNNRVYRTLGSSIVVPKKDKIVIEPKHSDRYSIAVDNKTIVYDNIDCIEYQIDNSKIHFVATPSHTSFWNRVKDAFIGEVE, from the coding sequence ATGAAGAATACAGGTAGAAAAAAAGTCGCATTGCTTGCAAGTCGCAATCCGAAAAGTGAGGCTGTGTCTAGAGAACTCTGGACACGATTGAAAGAAGAAAATTTTATTTTAACACCTAAAAATCCAGATATTGTTATTTCAATTGGGGGCGATGGCATGCTTTTATCAGCCTTTCATAAATATGAGAAGTTGATAGATCGGGTGCGTTTTGTCGGTATTCATACTGGGCATTTAGGATTTTATACGGATTATCGGGACTTTGAAGTTGAAAATCTTGTTGAAAATTTAAAATTAGATACGGGAGCGCGTGTTTCTTATCCAATTTTAAATGTAAAAGTGAAAATGACGGATGGAAGAATCGTTGAAATGAAAGCTCTCAACGAGGCGACTATCAAGCGCTTGTCTAAGACGATGGTAGCAGATATTATTATCAATAATGTGCCATTTGAACGTTTTCGTGGCGATGGTATTTCAGTTTCAACACCAACTGGTTCAACCGCCTATAATAAGTCACTTGGTGGAGCAGTATTGCACCCTACAATTGAGGCCTTGCAAATAGCTGAAGTGGCTAGTTTAAACAATCGTGTTTACAGGACACTTGGGTCTTCCATTGTTGTGCCGAAAAAAGACAAGATTGTCATTGAACCAAAACACAGTGATCGCTACTCCATTGCGGTGGATAATAAAACGATTGTCTACGACAACATTGATTGTATTGAGTATCAGATTGACAATAGCAAAATCCATTTTGTTGCGACACCTAGCCACACTAGTTTTTGGAATCGTGTTAAGGATGCCTTTATTGGAGAGGTGGAGTAA